From Sander vitreus isolate 19-12246 chromosome 5, sanVit1, whole genome shotgun sequence:
GGATGCATAGAAAACAgcagttcatttttatttatttttttacattaaacacaTCTCAGATGACTGTAATGAAAACAGAGCATTATGACATGCTCACTTAATCTTAAGTGATGATCAGAAACAATGAAatgcaaaacataacatttcatcaacatacataaacacatcaTGTGTAAACCAAATGTCTAAAATACAAATGTGAAGCAGAAGAAGACAAAACGCAGACTCTAAATAAGTCAAAGCAGAATGACCTGAAactaaatcaatattttcacCTTTTGTTAATTCAAAAGACGAGGATAACGTGGTTAAAAACCTCTTTTTGGCACAACTGTAGTTACTAGTTGCTAGTTGCTACAGATTCAGATGAATAATACATGGATTAAGATAATCCCCGGGTGggaattcacaagctacccagcagtatataaagtcatTTAAATTACCTCCACCTTTcccagctgcaacattagtgATGAACAcaataatgcatcaataattattatCCAATAATGTATatgattctgaaatgggccattctgcataatgagtacttttactttttgtactttgAAAATATATTGATGCTAAtaattttgtacttttactaaagtaaactttttaatgcttttacttaagtaaaatatctgaatagcctacttcttccaccactgttggcTGCTCATACAGGAGCACACAGTAACAGTCAGCTGTTTTGTCAGGAAATCATGATCGCTGAACCTAAACTATCATTTTGTAGTGGGACATTGAGGATTTGGAAACATCCATCATTAGAAAGTAAGTGAGACACTGACCTTTTTGACTAAAGAAATGGCACATTCATTCTTTGATTAATGAAAAGCTGAATTAATAGGACTTAAACCCTTGGTTGCTCCATTAAAAATACTCTGGTGTTTTACTGCTATGTCCTTATTTTGTCTGGTATGACGAGCATTCATCGTAATTTGTTCCTTCTGGCAcgacacaaaacacatttctaaGAAATATGAATTTGAGCAATTTGCAAAGGACTGAAGGTAGAAATGGCAACAGACTGGCTCCTCTGTATTTTGGAGATACTGTATGAAGGGTTTTCTCCCAACAAGAACAGGAATCTAGTTTTGTTGCTGTTATTTGGGTTTAGAGAATAAGTTTCCGGCAGCTGAATCAGTCCGGTTATTGGAGCTGGCTGTTTTCTGACTGGAGGGCTTCCTGAGGGGATGGAAAGAGCAACAGAAGTAAAACGAgtaaaaagtgaaaatatttatattaaaacGCATATTTCCAACACGGCAAACTGAATCATCTACAATTATAGTGACATCTATTCttgcaaaatgtgtgaaaattcaaACTCTGTTTTTGCATTGAAGTCCTTAAAAAGTATAGCCTCTATCAATTTAAAATTAGGTGAATGATAGTAATAGTAATTCTTTCTCTctaaaatatatactgtatattgtttgtAAAAGGAATCCTATATTTAACACAGGGGGCGATATTCTTTCCTCCAGAGCCCGTTGTCAGTCCTTGCACTATCAGTTTCTGTTTCTATATTCAGTTGTCAACAGTGCTAACAAAAGAAACTGAAGTAAGTGTATGTCGAGACCCAAACAAACCTGTGCAGAGGCACGTGGGTGCTGCTGGACCCAGCTGCTCCCATCCTTGAGAGTTTGTGTTTCAGTGCGGGGCGGGGTACGAGGCCTAGGTCACCCGGCCTGTAGCGGGCCAGCTCGAACTGAAAACTCAAAGCTGGATTCAGGGTCGCTTCTCTGTGAAGACACACGGAACGGGATGAGGGTGACAAAGCAGCACCAACTCAGAACAACAGAACTGTACCGTTGTGATGACTGGCCTCATTGGCAACATCTGAGACTTTGATTTCTTTGTTGTGATTGGGTAATCAAAACTTCTGCCAAAGAAGTACACTAAAACACGCCATCAAGCACATTAAAGTCTATGTAGTTGACAggacttgaaggtatctacataagagtgacatgacactgtcatgaaggtgtcataaacataaacgagtcataaacgtttatgacctaacgcttcttttagtgtcattcggtttttgtcatgacaagttagggttcatgtgtcatgaccgtgtcatgtcactcttatgtagataccttcacgtaaagtgttaccgatacTTCAGTGGTTGTATGACCTGGCTGCTGCAGGGTCAGAGGTCTGCTGCTCATCCAGCTGGTCTTTCTTAGCGGTGGTGTTGGTGGGTGTGGGCCGGTCCAGGACCACCAGCAGCTTCTCCATCAGCTGCTTCCACCGGACAACAGAGTCCACCTCCGAGCCCTGGTCTGCGGGAGCATCCTGCAGGGAACGGAGCCAACATCACGGGCTGAAGTcgtaaaaacatttcaaagagGCTGAAACAATCCCATCGCATTATTAGGCTACTTAAGCAGTGACTTCACATTTGGAGATATTTCAAATGTCAAGATTCCTCTCTGTTACATACAACGAAAGTGAGGCCGTTATTCCCAAATCTATTCTGTGTAATATGGGTTTAATACTTTCTTACATTTCTACTAGCTAATCGTCTCAATTACAGTAGCTTAGCGGTAGAAATGCTTGAGTGTATTCCTTAGCAATTCAGCTGGTTTGATGAAATGGATCACGTTGTGCAGATTGATCAtcatgatcatatgatcataggGTTTAGAACGGATGTGTTGTACAGAAGTTAGTAAAGTTGCAGTAGGGAATTAGGGAAGTTGTTTTACTTAATGACAGGGAGGGTCCGCTAGGCTAATTAGCTAACCTGGAAATCGTATTGATAAGAATCTTAAACTTCCCAATTTTTACATAACCATCTAACGATGTTGCCAAAAAAAATAGATCTTTATTTATGAGTTTAAAAGGATTAAAACTTGTTTTTTGACCAATAAATAAGGTGTAAGATGTATATCTATTTCAGAACATTTTTTGTTACAGAACAATAGCAACAAcaaaagtgcaaaaataaaggaaaattCTGCCAATGGGCTGAGATAACTGACAACCTTCCCttgaaagtgtttgtgtgtccagaCGTCcctgactttttttgttttaccatcAGGGCTTGTCTGAGAGTGATGGCTGCCTCCTGCATGATGCTCTTCATcctgctcttcctcttcctctcctgctgTAGCTCTGCCTCCTGCCCGCTCACCTTGGCTCTGTTTTTACTGCACTGCTCGGACAGCGAGGTCCGGTCCCGTCTGAAAAcacatatttataataaaacttaTATTTTGGAAATTTGAGAATTTTCTGTAAATTCTCTGTAAATCATTATTGAGACATTCTTGTGACTTGCtcttaacattaaaatgaattggaCCTTGAATAAAGTACGGGTCAGTGGTATGTTGACAGTAAAGACGGAGTAAACTTTGACCTGAGCGCCTCCATCTCAGCCAGGACTCCTGTGTGTTTGGTCTGAAGCTGCTCGAGTTCTCGCTTACAGTCGTTCAGCTCCGCCTGCAGCTGCTGACACTTTTCTGTAAGCTGCTCCACCACCTGATAGAGCGAAGATGAAGTATATAGTATagaagtgtgtatatatatcaatTCTAAAACTGCAACACCCACTGGATCCGATCCCACAGTGGGCCCAAATGATGAGTAGATGGATATCTGTTACTCTTACCTTCTTGCGGATGCAGCTCTTGCGGGACGTCTCGCTGAGCATTTGCTCCAGGATATCCACGTCCACACTGAGCCGACTCTTACGGTCCCGCAGGGCCGAGTTCTCCTCCATCAGGACATGTGTCTGCTCTGACAGCTGGCTGATCTGAGCCTTGACCTCCGAGTTCTCCTGAAGGGCCAACCTGGTCGTCTCTGGGACCTTCTGGTCCACCAGGTGCTGTACCTCTGCCGCCATGGCCGCCACATGGCTCTCCATCTCCTTCTCTAACCTTTGAGGGTAAATAATGTAGGCAAAGTATATTTAATGATACTGTAGGCTTGTGAAGATTGTtagacatttgtttgtttttgatgaTGACCTAGCCCTGTACAAAAACAGCTTTTTACccttcaatttaaaaaaaaaaaaaaaggcctggaATTTATGCTAACACAATTAtgtcatatttttaaatgttttcattgcTAGGATAGGCTATCATTGTAGTCTATAATTGCAATGCAATGCTGTCACAAAATCAGCAGTCATAACCTCTTCTTTTCCAGCAGTGCTTTCATCTCCAGGCTGTGGATAGTAGCTTTGTGTTCCTCGTTCTGATTGGCCAGCTGCTTCTCCAGAGACTCCATGTTGGACACCAGCTGCTCCTTCTGCTTCTGAAACTCCTCCAGATTAGCCAGCCTCATCACTTGGAGCACGAGAGAAGAGTTAAAAGTTCACTCACTAAGGTTTAACTCAACCAATGAGTTTGTTTCTGCATCCAGTTTGTGTTAAATGCAGTGTACAGGCTGCTAAACTGTTCAGCCACCTAACCTCTTTCTTGCCACGGTGAGTGAACTTAGAATGTGTTGATGCTACAGGTCCAATGaggtcaaaacaaaaaacaataaataccaATGTATTGCTATGTAATGCTATCATTGTACCTATGTAATGCTGTCTGGAGTCAACTGGGTAGAAATACATTGTCGGTCCTTGATTCATCTCACACTCAGAtgtctataaataaataaaaatattttctacCAAAATATGTTCATAGTGTTTTTGTTGGATGTGTGAATTAGTCTGTGAGCGTGCAAAAGAATTGTTTCCATGTCATGTGCTGTAGTATCTATCTGAGTGGCATTATTCATTTCCAAGAGGGTGGAAGATGGGACAATTTCATGCTGtgagaaaaacatgtttcctgTAACACTGGTATTATTTTCTCAATGAAATAATTATGTCTCAGTTTGATGTGGAAAAACATGAACGCAGAGAGAAGTTTCCACCTCAAAACCATCTTCATTGGTGTTTAACATGCTACAACTCGACCCTGCTAGACATTCAGTCTTACCGAGGGTCGTGTTTTCTGCGTTGAGTTCTTCAATCCGGTCTTGAAGCTCTTGCCTCAGCAGActgtgctgcagctgcagaGAGTCTCTGTCATTATCGGCAGCCTGCCGCTGACTCTCCAGAAGCTCTGTCAGCTCATCCACCTCGTCCTCCTTTTTCATCAGGGAGCGTTTCAGATACTCAACAATAtcctttttctccttctccagTGCACTGTACTGAAAGTTTAAGTCCTTCTTCTGCCTCTCCAGTTGATCACATTTCGGCTGATATCTGGAGGAAGAGGATCATACAGGCCCAACGGTTAAGGACAAAATCTTTAATGGTtcttgcagtggtggaaagtaactaagtacatgtactcaggTACTTTACTTACGTACAAACAAttctgaggtacttgtacttttacagtaaatgttctgctatacttctactccattacattaTAAAGGCAAATGTGCATTTATCTGATAACTtcagttactttgcagattcagattaataatacaaaatataatcaataaatacattaagaTATAATATTATAGAATAAGATAAAACTTCAATGATCCCTGTAGGGGAATTCATAAGCTAGCAGAtaaagtatataaagtagttcaaTTAAGCCCCACCTTTACCAACTGCAACATTTAAGTGActtcaataattataatccaataatttATTATACATGATCCTGTAATGGGCCCTTCTGCATAATAAGTACTATtattttggtactttaagtatattttggtGCTAATACTTTCGTACATGTACTCAGGTAAAAGTCTAAATGCATGGCTAGTACAAGATCTGATTACTTCTTCTACCTCTGGATTCTTgtagtacatactgtacatgtaaggTAGGGTGATGTGTATTTGCTTCTGGATCTCTGGCAGATTGTATGCCATAAATCACCTTGCTGCCTCTCATAGAGCTGTGATGGTTGCATGCTGTGTTGtggagatgtttttttccatGCTGGAATTATATTTCAATTATTTGGCagctgcttttgtccaaagtgacttacaaaaGTGCACTTAGCCTCAGTGCGAACACCAGGTGTCATCAAAATCTGTAGGTCAGtgctggaagaagtactcagatctttaaagtagcaataccacagtgtagaaatacttaagtaaagttaCAAGTAATGCATTAAATGCAAAAACATGGCGTGTTATTATTATGTACTACTATAGCTGTttaaatatttccctctgaaatgtaacgatagtggagtagaagtagaaagcaGCAGTAGTAGAAATAGAAATGCTCAATTAAAGTACCtcaattttgtattttagtacagtacttgaataaatTTACTAGTTGCCACCGCTAGGTATCTGCAATATTGGCGTATAACGTTACACTTTTAAAGAAGCTAGCTAAATTTAAGTGAACATAACTTACTGCGAGTTAGCAAGAAATGAAAAACTAACATAGCTACTATGCGTTAATGTTAGCTACAACGTGAACTGTGCCCTGAAGAGATTTTTTAAATCcaagtttgaaaaaaagattaacAAAATGATCCAcaataatacatatatacactacaGACTTTACACATATGCCCATAAAAGTAGCTTTAAAGTAATTTAGTTAGCTAGTCTCGTGTGATTAGGGCTTAAACGGATGTAGTGTTAGCATTATTTCCCGAAATagagaagcttttttttttgtcccaacAGCCTCACCTCTCCAACTGCTCGTTTAAATATCGTATTTGAGTCAGATATAAATCCTTCTCTTTGTCGTCAGACCCGGTTTTATCTGCAGGGGCTGCAGAACTTTCCTTTTTCGATGTTTTCTTGGCTTCATCTTGTTTGTCGCCGCTTTTCTTATCCTTCTTTTTGGGCATTGTGTCACAGAAAGTTGGCTAAAGCCAAGCAACTCATGTCTAGCAACTAAACTACGTTGTTGCTAGGCAATGCTGCCTTCAGGGACTCCTCGAAAAGTTTACTTCTTCACGCGGATAAACATGTGATCATGCGGATTGGGCATTTATACTTTTATCAAATATAGAATTGTGCAAATAAGTATTACAGTTATGGTGTTAAATGTAACTTGTAACCGGTgtttttcttatatatatatatatatatatatatatatatatatatatatatgtatatgtatttgtatCTATTGGTGTTTTTGACTAGATTTTATAATTTGCTCTGGTTATATTGTTGTTACAATTCTGATTTTCTCAATTTTTCTGAGCTTTAAAACTATCACCACATTTGGCCAGACCAGATTGAAAAATTAGATTTTGAATAAGAGTTAATGAAAAATGCTGACAAGCAAtgataaaataagaaataataataactttatttatacagcatcTTTCAAAACAATGTTAAAAAGGGCTTtgcagtaaaaacaaataatagataatacataatacacaattacacacaaacagaccaaTGTTTCATATGCTACAATTTAAAGGCTTGTTGATAATCTAGTTGGTATCGGGTTTGCGTATTGAAAGTATACAAAAGAAATAGTGAACCTATAATGAACCTCTACatattttttctcaaaataggCAACATAACCATCTCCTCAAGCCGTACATCTGTCACTGGCACACATAGGCTAATATCCTACAAAATACATctttttatcacaattaaatatGCCTTAATATTAGACTACGTTTACAAATATTACCTATTATAAAATTGAGCTACCTGGccatagtctcactttgccagaccatccacaggctgcggagaggaggagggtctggctagtccacatagcattccaggatgggagaagaacgtgctctggtttattggcactctttaaaccaatcacaatcatcatgggtggcgctaagctccgcaagGAGCCactgtaaaatagttgtgcgagagaaaactcggATTTTATAGATATTGTAGCTGTCTcaattcaccctgcagagatctgaggagcagtcaaccat
This genomic window contains:
- the LOC144517686 gene encoding cilia- and flagella-associated protein 157-like; this encodes MPKKKDKKSGDKQDEAKKTSKKESSAAPADKTGSDDKEKDLYLTQIRYLNEQLERYQPKCDQLERQKKDLNFQYSALEKEKKDIVEYLKRSLMKKEDEVDELTELLESQRQAADNDRDSLQLQHSLLRQELQDRIEELNAENTTLVMRLANLEEFQKQKEQLVSNMESLEKQLANQNEEHKATIHSLEMKALLEKKRLEKEMESHVAAMAAEVQHLVDQKVPETTRLALQENSEVKAQISQLSEQTHVLMEENSALRDRKSRLSVDVDILEQMLSETSRKSCIRKKVVEQLTEKCQQLQAELNDCKRELEQLQTKHTGVLAEMEALRRDRTSLSEQCSKNRAKVSGQEAELQQERKRKSRMKSIMQEAAITLRQALMDAPADQGSEVDSVVRWKQLMEKLLVVLDRPTPTNTTAKKDQLDEQQTSDPAAAREATLNPALSFQFELARYRPGDLGLVPRPALKHKLSRMGAAGSSSTHVPLHRKPSSQKTASSNNRTDSAAGNLFSKPK